A single Triticum dicoccoides isolate Atlit2015 ecotype Zavitan chromosome 2A, WEW_v2.0, whole genome shotgun sequence DNA region contains:
- the LOC119352913 gene encoding ABC transporter G family member 25-like has protein sequence MRDAGHSRYRRRAGLPVLSLLLALALFAGGASGQRPAPPLPPEMRGVQAQLTGLTNDVARTISDRFSFCVSDTQEDWNGAFNYTSDLGFVERCLAETRGDMPQRLCTPAEAKFYFTSLFNPKGEKNLFLETNINCGISAWSPGCEPGWACSVGPIPAANDNETIPLRATNCQACCEGFFCPRGLTCMLPCPLGSYCPRARGNSTTGLCDPYKYQITPNSTNGCGGADKWADFGSTEEIFCPAGYHCPSTTSKLSCTSGHYCKLGSTKEEKCVIKGSCKENKENDDVIILGACLVGIIGVSLLVVYNCSGQFLTIRERRKARSRENAIQLARQQLRAHQGWKAAKQIARKHVTGVQDHLSRTFSRRRSFRQQTDLENSSHRVQEARLMGLTGPDERSDSIVFSAQSASEISEVMPSVVMDISGDGEVVATNDKPAPKGKHRSTQTQIFKYAYGEIELEKARQEENKNMSFTGVLAKVKELQKEMTRPLLKVEFKNLTLSLGKRKLLRSVTGELQPGRVTAVMGPSGAGKTTFLNAVAGKVTGYQVTGSVLVNGAPGSIRSYKKIIGFVPQDDVVHGNLTVEENLWFSANCRLPARMSHRDRVLIVERVIDSLDLQGVRNSVVGTVEKRGISGGQKKRVNVGIEMVMEPSLLILDEPTSGLDSSSSQLLLKALRHEALEGVNICAVVHQPSYTLYNMFDDLILLAKGGLIVYNGPIKTIEDYFSTLGIHVPDRVNPPDHYIDILEGIVKAESGIKAKHLPVHWMQYKGYEVPSDMQDDLKAMGEQIPDIDINRSMSGSTPHCLPAGVGNAFAQERNRLEHRLSKPSDLSSRRTPGILKQYKFFLGRVTKQRLREGRLLGVDFLILGLAGICLGTIAKLSDPTFGMPGYIYTIIAVSLLCKIAALRSFSLERLQYLRERESGMSTLAYFLARDTIDHFNTALKPIIYLSMFYYFNNPRSSIGSNYIILLSLVYCVTGIGYTFAICFNPGSAQLCSALIPVVLTLLSTQRSTPAFLKNMSYPKWALEGFIIANAKRYPGVWLITRCGLLFRSGFDIHNYQLCIVVLFMYGLFFRIVAFVAMVLLKKR, from the exons ATGCGCGATGCCGGGCACTCGCGGTACAGGCGGCGGGCCGGCCTGCCGGTGCTCTCTCTTCTGCTCGCGCTCGCGCTGTTCGCCGGGGGTGCCAGCGGGCAGCGGCCggccccgccgctgccgccggagaTGAGGGGCGTGCAGGCGCAGCTCACGGGGCTCACCAACGACGTCGCCAGGACCATCTCCGACCGCTTCAGCTTCTGCGTCTCCGACAC GCAGGAGGACTGGAACGGGGCCTTCAACTACACCTCCGACCTCGGCTTCGTGGAGCGCTGCCTCGCCGAGACCAGAG GTGACATGCCGCAGCGCTTATGCACGCCGGCAGAAGCGAAATTCTACTTCACAAGCCTGTTTAACCCGAAAGGCGAGAAAAACCTCTTCCTGGAGACCAACATAAACTGCGGCATCTCCGCTTGGTCGCCGGGTTGCGAACCAGGGTGGGCTTGCTCTGTTGGTCCGATCCCTGCCGCCAACGACAACGAGACCATCCCGCTGAGAGCTACAAACTGTCAGGCATGCTGCGAGGGCTTCTTCTGTCCCCGTGGCCTCACCTGCATGCTCC CTTGTCCATTGGGATCGTACTGTCCGCGTGCCAGAGGGAACTCGACCACTGGTCTTTGTGATCC ATACAAGTATCAGATAACTCCAAACTCGACCAATGGCTGCGGTGGCGCTGACAAATGGGCTGATTTTGGGAGCACCGAGGAAATCTTCTGCCCAGCTGGTTACCACTGCCCAAGCACAACATCTAAATTGTCCTGTACCAGTGG GCATTATTGCAAATTGGGTTCCACCAAAGAAGAGA AATGCGTCATTAAAGGCTCATGCAAGGAAAACAAAGAGAATGATGACGTCATCATTTTGGGCGCTTGTTTAGTG GGTATAATAGGCGTGTCGCTCTTGGTCGTGTACAACTGCTCGGGTCAGTTCCTCACTATTCGTGAACGGAGGAAAGCGAGGTCGAGGGAGAACGCGATCCAGCTTGCTCGGCAGCAGCTCAGGGCTCACCAGGGATGGAAGGCGGCCAAACAGATCGCGAGGAAACATGTGACCGGCGTGCAGGACCATCTGTCACGCACATTTTCACGCAGGAGATCCTTTCGTCAGCAGACAGATCTCGAGAATTCTAGCCACAGGGTGCAGGAAGCGCGCCTGATGGGTTTGACCGGGCCAGATGAAAGGTCAGACTCCATAGTGTTTTCAGCTCAGAGTGCAAGCGAGATATCCGAAGTCATGCCTTCGGTTGTCATGGACATAAGCGGCGATGGAGAAGTTGTTGCTACCAATGACAAACCGGCGCCGAAAGGCAAGCACAGATCAACTCAAACTCAGATATTCAAGTATGCGTACGGCGAGATAGAGTTGGAGAAGGCCAGGCAGGAAGAGAACAAGAACATGTCCTTCACCGGAGTGCTTGCCAAGGTGAAGGAGCTACAAAAGGAGATGACCAGGCCTTTGCTCAAGGTTGAGTTCAAGAACCTGACATTGTCACTTGGAAAAAGGAAGCTGCTGAGGTCTGTCACAGGCGAACTCCAGCCAGGCCGTGTCACCGCCGTCATGGGCCCCTCTGGAGCCGGCAAGACCACGTTCCTTAATGCTGTGGCCGGGAAGGTGACTGGTTATCAAGTGACCGGTTCAGTCCTTGTTAATGGAGCACCTGGAAGTATACGTTCTTACAAGAAGATCATTGGCTTTGTGCCTCAGGACGACGTCGTTCATGGGAACTTAACTGTGGAGGAGAACCTTTGGTTCAGCGCAAATTGCAG GCTCCCTGCGAGAATGTCACACCGTGACAGGGTTCTCATAGTGGAAAGGGTTATAGACTCCCTGGACCTTCAGGGGGTCAGGAATTCGGTGGTTGGGACGGTGGAGAAACGTGGAATCTCCGGTGGGCAGAAGAAGCGTGTCAATGTGGGGATTGAGATGGTGATGGAACCATCTCTTCTGATCCTGGATGAACCAACCTCTGGCTTGGACAGTTCCTCATCACAACTTCTCCTCAAAGCTCTTCGTCACGAGGCACTTGAAGGCGTGAACATTTGCGCCGTGGTTCACCAACCAAG CTACACATTGTACAACATGTTTGATGATTTGATACTTCTGGCAAAAGGAGGCCTTATTGTTTACAATGGTCCCATCAAGACCATTGAGGACTACTTCTCAACTCTTGGAATTCATGTCCCCGACCGTGTAAACCCGCCAGACCATTACATTGACATTCTTGAAGGCATTGTGAAGGCTGAGTCAGGCATTAAGGCGAAGCATTTACCAGTTCACTGGATGCAGTACAAGGGCTACGAAGTGCCAAGTGACATGCAAGATGATCTCAAGGCAATGGGTGAACAAATCCCCGACATCGATATCAATCGTTCAATGTCTGGATCAACCCCTCACTGCCTCCCTGCAGGCGTAGGTAACGCTTTTGCACAAGAACGGAACCGTCTTGAGCACCGTTTGTCGAAACCTAGTGATCTGTCCAGCAGAAGAACACCAGGAATCCTAAAGCAATACAAGTTCTTCCTTGGAAG AGTTACAAAACAGCGGCTACGTGAAGGTAGACTGCTTGGGGTTGATTTCCTGATACTAGGTCTAGCTGGGATCTGCTTGGGGACAATTGCAAAACTCAGTGACCCGACATTTGGGATGCCTGGCTATATTTACACTATCATTGCCGTTT CTCTTCTGTGCAAGATTGCGGCATTAAGATCATTTTCACTTGAGCGGTTGCAGTACTTGAGGGAAAGAGAATCTGGGATGAGCACATTGGCATACTTTCTTGCCAGGGATACAATCGATCATTTCAACACAGCTTTAAAGCCAATCATTTACCTCTCCATGTTTTACTACTTCAACAATCCGAGATCATCAATTGGCAGTAATTACATCATACTCCTCTCACTTGTATATTGTGTGACTGGGATAGGATACACTTTCGCCATCTGTTTCAATCCTGGCTCGGCGCAGCTG tgCTCTGCACTGATACCTGTTGTTCTGACCTTGTTATCCACACAAAGGAGCACCCCTGCATTTCTGAAGAATATGAGCTACCCAAAGTGGGCGCTAGAGGGCTTCATAATTGCAAACGCAAAAAG gtatCCTGGAGTTTGGCTAATAACTCGCTGCGGCTTGCTGTTCAGGAGTGGTTTCGATATTCACAACTACCAACTCTGTATTGTGGTTCTGTTCATGTATGGTCTGTTCTTCAGGATTGTTGCATTTGTGGCAATGGTTCTGCTGAAGAAGAGATGA